The DNA window GGCAGGATGCCGTTGAGCCGCAAGTAGATCGCCGACGCGCCGTAGTGGTCCGCCCAGTCGGCTACCAGGTCGAGCACGGCGCCGGCGCGGCTGATGGTACGCCCGCCGAAGAAGGGCACGGTCTCGCTGAGCCCCTCGTCGGTGAGCTTGGCCAGCGCCGTGTTGCAGAACTCGAACGAGCGCTTGGCCCGCGCGACGAGCGTCTCCTTGCTGGCCGTCGGCTGCAGCTTGGGCTCGGCCGGCGGCTTGGTTCCAGAGATGGTGGAGCACATGTAGTCATTGGCTCCCGCGACGTGCAGCACCATCTCGCCGAAGCTCATCTGCGCCGGGGTCGGCTTGAAGCCGAACTTGTCCGCCGGCATCGATTCCGCCGCGGCAACCAGGTTCTTCTGCGAGCGCTCGGCCTCGTGGCGGAGCGCGTCGGACACGGGACTGGACGAGGACTGGGCGAGCGCGGCTCCAGGGAGCAGCGCGGCGGTGACAACCACAAGGCAGAGCGTCCGCATGGGGGGATCCTTGCAAAGGCGTGGCAGAGGACATCCGTGGGTCCAATCTATACGGATGTCCCCGCCTCTACGTGCCACTGTGAGCCCTGTCACGGGTCGCGGTCGGCAGCACCGTCATCATGGGGGCCGACCAGCGTGCCGTGAGCACGCACAGTGCGGGAGGCATACGATGACGAAAAGACGATCCAGCTCCGACGTGACCCTCGCGCTCCTGACCGGCCTCGGTATCGGGGGCGCGCTGATGTTTTTCCTGGACCCCCGCGGCGGTGCCCGCCGCCGGGCCGTAGTCCGCGACCGCACCGCCCGCGCCATGCGCGCCGGCCGGGATGAGCTGCGGCAGGACGTGCAGGACGCGCGCAACCGGATCTCCGGCATGGTGGCCGAGGCACGCGGCCGGCTGCGGCATGAGACGGTGGACGACGAGCAGCTGGTGGCGCGAGTGCGGGCGGATCTCGGCCATTGGACGGATCGCGCGGGCGCGATCGAGGTCGCAGCCGATCGCGGCACCGTCACCCTTCGCGGAGAGGTCTCGCGCGAGGCGGTCGGTGACATGCTTAGCGCCGTTCGCCGGGTTCCGGGAGTCGAGCGAGTGGTCAATCACCTGACGGTGCGGGAGACGTCGGCCGGCTCGTTCGCCGGACCACGGCCGGACTGAACATGTCGGGTGCCGGGGGTGCGCTCGAGCGGCAGGTGAGTCTCCCGACCGCGGCCGTCACGCTCGACGGAACACTCGGCGTTCCGCCGGACGCGCGGGGCATCGTCTTGTTCGCGCACGGAAGCGGGAGTAGCCGCTTCAGCCCCCGCAACCGGTACGTCGCCCGAGTGCTCCGTGAGGCCGGCCTCGCCACCTTGCTGGTGGACCTGCTGTCGCCCAGCGAGGAGCAGGCCGATCTGGCGACTGGCCGTCTCCGCTTCGACATCGGCCTGCTCGCCGATCGCCTGGTCGATGGGCTCGAGTGGCTGGCGCGCGAGCCGTCCACCCGCGCGTTGCCGCTGGGGCTCTTCGGCGCCAGTACCGGTGGCGGCGCGGCGCTCGTCACGGCGGCTCGGCGTCCCGAAGGCGTGAGTGCGGTAGTGTCACGGGGTGGCCGGCCGGACCTCGCGGGCGATGCGCTGCCACGGGTCCGGGCGCCGACGCTCCTGCTGGTGGGCGGGCACGACGACGTGGTGATCGAGCTCAATCGCGAGGCGATGCGGCAGATGCAGGCGGAGGTTCGGCTCGAGATCGTGCCTGGAGCCAGCCACCTCTTCGAGGAGCCCGGCGCGCTCGAGCGTGTGGCCGTGCTCGCCCGCGACTGGTTCCTTCACCACCTCGCGGCCCTCGAGTCGCCGTTGAGCCGGCGGCGTTAGCGCGCCGGCTCCCGGCGGAACACCTTTCGGAGCTCGCCCTTGGCCCGCTCCAGGACGCGCCTCCGCTCCGGACTCAGGTTCTTGCCCGCGCGATTGATGTAAAGATTCAGCATGGACATCGCCGAGCGGAACGGCTCCGACTTCCGTCGTCCGCTCCGCTCGGCCGATCGCTTCAACGACAGCGCGACCTGCCTCGCGCTGCGCTGCTTGAAGACGGCCGGCTCGAGGTCGAGCGCGTTGCTCCGCTCGGTGACCCGCTTGGACCAGCGTCGTGCTGTCGGGCGTCGTGCTGTCGATTTCCGTGCTGCCGCTCGCTTGGCGTGGGATGTCTTGGGCATATAGTCCTCCGGTCGAGCACCCAGCGTAAGGGACTCTCAATCGATGGCGCGGTGCGGCGGGTCACGCCTGTCCCGAAAACAGCACGGCCGCTCGACGGAGCGGCCGTGTGCGTCAAGCTCGAGCTCTGCTCAGAAGATCCGCACGATCTTCCCCAGGGAGGGCACCCCGCTGGAGTTCACCAGGAAGAGCATGTAGTGCCCCGGCGGGGCGAGGTTCGCATTGGCCGGAGCCTGCAAGGTGATGGTGCCGGTCCCTCGTGCCGTGATTCTGAGGACGTTCATCCGCTGGTTCTGGTTGAACGAATGCGTCACTGAGGACAGGCGGATCCAAGTGGCCTTGGCAATTCCGGTCGGATCGGCCGTCGTCACCGTAATCGCCCCGCCGTAGCCAACGCTGAGTGGCACGTTGTCGAGATTCGGCCGATCGGCAGGAGTTCCGTCCACCTTGAACAGGTAAGGTGGGGAGAAAATCTCCGCGGTGTAGTCGTCCGTCAGCCCGGTCGCCGCCGGCTGTCCGCTTCCCACCGAGAGCACCCTGCCGTCCGGAAGCAGCAAGGAAGTGGAATGGTAGAGCCGATAGTGGCTCATCCGGCCGAGGCTGGTGAACTTCTCCGTGGCCGGGTCCCAGAGCTCCGCCCCGAGCACCTTGCTGTCGGTCGGCGCGACGTTGAAACCGGTCGCATTGCTGCCTCCGGTGACCAGTACCTTGCCGTCGGCCAGCAGCGTGGCGTTCATCTGACGTCTGGCAACGGACATTGTGCTGGTAAGAGCGCGCCACCCGGTCCCGGCGTTCAAGTCGATGACCTCGGCCGTCGCGGTGGGTGTGCCGCCGCCGCCTACCAGGAGGATCTTCCCTCCGTCGTACATGACCGCCGATCCATAATCGCGTTTGCCGAAGTT is part of the Gemmatimonadales bacterium genome and encodes:
- a CDS encoding DinB family protein, which produces MRTLCLVVVTAALLPGAALAQSSSSPVSDALRHEAERSQKNLVAAAESMPADKFGFKPTPAQMSFGEMVLHVAGANDYMCSTISGTKPPAEPKLQPTASKETLVARAKRSFEFCNTALAKLTDEGLSETVPFFGGRTISRAGAVLDLVADWADHYGASAIYLRLNGILPPTAKKGSE
- a CDS encoding BON domain-containing protein; translation: MTKRRSSSDVTLALLTGLGIGGALMFFLDPRGGARRRAVVRDRTARAMRAGRDELRQDVQDARNRISGMVAEARGRLRHETVDDEQLVARVRADLGHWTDRAGAIEVAADRGTVTLRGEVSREAVGDMLSAVRRVPGVERVVNHLTVRETSAGSFAGPRPD
- a CDS encoding alpha/beta family hydrolase, with the translated sequence MSGAGGALERQVSLPTAAVTLDGTLGVPPDARGIVLFAHGSGSSRFSPRNRYVARVLREAGLATLLVDLLSPSEEQADLATGRLRFDIGLLADRLVDGLEWLAREPSTRALPLGLFGASTGGGAALVTAARRPEGVSAVVSRGGRPDLAGDALPRVRAPTLLLVGGHDDVVIELNREAMRQMQAEVRLEIVPGASHLFEEPGALERVAVLARDWFLHHLAALESPLSRRR
- a CDS encoding DUF3175 domain-containing protein, translating into MPKTSHAKRAAARKSTARRPTARRWSKRVTERSNALDLEPAVFKQRSARQVALSLKRSAERSGRRKSEPFRSAMSMLNLYINRAGKNLSPERRRVLERAKGELRKVFRREPAR